The following proteins come from a genomic window of Crassostrea angulata isolate pt1a10 chromosome 1, ASM2561291v2, whole genome shotgun sequence:
- the LOC128188596 gene encoding tribbles homolog 2-like produces the protein MNITRVRPRLHISKHGRQKKEDLFDIQQSNLNSTLSPDVQLSVPEFPKKSSAQNASKIGRYILLDQQEGETFRAVNWQTYEEYICKVFPVNTYRDNLAPYWQVDDHDNISSISEIILGETKAYVIFDRHYGDLHSYVRQKKKLREEEASRLMEQIVAAVLHCHENGVVLRDLKLRKFVFKNQERTELRLDGLEDAYILNDDSDDQLTDKHGCPAYVSPEILNPNETYSGRSADVWSLGVMLYTMLVGRYPFHDCDPSALFGKIRRGQFSVPPGLSPKARCLIKNLLRREPQDRLSADQILKHPWFTNCSSTSSFVTIIDHKNMDQMVPNMVVHEAEDNFFV, from the exons ATGAATATTACGCGGGTAAGGCCCAGGCTGCATATCTCAAAGCATGGGCGTCAAAAGAAAGAAGATTTATTTGACATTCAACAATCAAACCTAAACTCGACACTTAGTCCTGATGTGCAACTCTCAGTACCAGAATTTCCAAAGAAGTCTAGTGCACAAAATGCTTCGAAAATTGGAAGATACATTTTACTTGACCAGCAAGAAGGGGAGACGTTTAGGGCTGTTAACTGGCAAACCTATGAAGAATACATCTGCAAG GTTTTTCCTGTAAATACATACAGAGATAATCTTGCACCATACTGGCAGGTTGATGATCATGATAACATCAGCTCCATTTCGGAGATCATTCTCGGAGAAACGAAAGCTTATGTCATTTTTGATCGTCATTACGGAGACCTGCATTCATATGTGAGACAGAAGAAAAAGTTACGAGAAGAGGAGGCTTCGCGGCTGATGGAGCAAATTGTGGCCGCTGTTTTACATTGTCATGAAAACGGAGTGGTTCTGCGAGATCTCAAGCTTCGAAAATTTGTCTTCAAAAATCAAGAAAG GACAGAGCTTCGATTGGATGGCTTGGAGGATGCTTACATTCTGAACGACGACAGCGACGATCAACTTACAGACAAGCATGGCTGTCCTGCATATGTCAGCCCAGAAATTCTCAACCCAAATGAGACGTACTCGGGCCGATCCGCAGACGTCTGGAGTCTGGGTGTCATGTTATATACCATGTTGGTAGGAAGATACCCTTTCCATGATTGCGACCCAAGTGCGCTGTTTGGAAAAATCCGTCGAGGGCAATTCTCTGTCCCGCCTGGTCTGTCTCCAAAAGCTCGATGCTTGATCAAAAATCTGTTGAGGAGGGAACCCCAAGATCGCCTCTCTGCTGACCAAATTCTGAAACATCCCTGGTTTACCAATTGCTCTTCAACTTCCAGCTTTGTGACCATCATTGACCACAAAAACATGGACCAAATGGTCCCAAACATGGTTGTTCACGAAGCAGAAGACAATTTCTTTGTATAA
- the LOC128170833 gene encoding uncharacterized protein LOC128170833 encodes MAEKGTEKICGLCRNTIKDKKSYRLVSTHEDFSRIFKELSLNVKNYVCKFCVNKLNRLVRIDDDIKTRLTKLYEKRNELFSEIKETVISKAHLRTPVSNKRERQKNTPTPRKPKIRRLLPFNSPEVRAAPIDKPHAERSILPHEKEPWIKRLDQSSTNDASTQTKTYHEKDFDVKIMAKYGSSHRSSIISDPTQQAICKAMLNGRTSFVHHMMKSDQYKQAVLQEVCKHIHKEICEICRKEENQLHYHTEIADWESLLHYLKGKAPVTVRLLQSVLLKDASEQEVKGHKVISLCTGFSVFLYSRNHTLSRLQYTIGLLLDQCGATKEAISILHDLGFSVSPSALHRKKRDIVLKQEERIDNTVARYVSERRDIMTCEKIIKDYEDTTYQLTEKVEGPIQSPRIPVCNMHCTLLSKWVWCTTECFYNFRALGLLKNSFFKYKAFK; translated from the exons ATGGCGGAAAAAGGTACCGAGAAAATATGCGGCTTATGTAGAAAtacaattaaagataaaaaatcgtATAGATTAGTGTCAACACATGAAGATTTCTCAAGGATATTCAAAGAACTcagtttaaatgttaaaaattatgtttgcaaattttgtgtaaataaactTAATAGACTCGTGAGGATCGACGACGATATCAAAACAAGATTGACAAAACTGTACGAGAAGAGAAACGAACTATTTTCAGAAATAAAGGAAACTGTTATTAGTAAAGCGCATTTACGTACACCTGTTAGCAACAAACGAGAAAGGCAAAAGAACACACCAACACCACGGAAGCCAAAGATCAGACGATTGTTGCCATTCAATTCCCCTGAGGTTAGGGCTGCACCAATTGATAAACCTCATGCAGAGCGGTCTATTTTACCGCATGAAAAAGAGCCGTGGATCAAACGTTTGGATCAATCTAGCACAAATGATGCCTCTACGCAAACAAAGACTTACCATGAGAAAGACTTTGATGTCAAA atcatgGCAAAGTATGGAAGTAGTCATAGATCATCAATAATTTCTGATCCCACCCAGCAAGCAATATGTAAAGCTATGCTTAATGGTAGGACGAGTTTTGTACACCATATGATGAAGTCAGACCAGTACAAACAAGCTGTGTTGCAAGAAGTGTGTAAGCACATACACAAAGAAATATGTGAAATTTGcagaaaagaagaaaatcaaCTTCACTATCATACAGAAATTGCAGACTGGGAGAGTCTTTTGCATTATTTAAAGGGAAAAGCCCCTGTCACTGTTAGGCTCTTACAAAGTGTTTTATTGAAAGATGCATCAGAACAAGAAGTGAAAGGTCATAAGGTTATAAGCCTTTGCACAGGATTTTCAGTCTTTTTGTATAGCAGAAACCACACTCTATCAAGACTGCAATACACAATTGGACTGCTGTTGGATCAATGTGGAGCCACAAAAGAG gcTATATCTATATTGCATGACCTAGGATTCTCGGTTTCACCAAGTGCATTGCATAGGAAAAAAAGAGACATAGTTCTGAAACAAGAGGAGAGAATTGATAATACAGTTGCAAGATATGTGTCCGAGAGGCGAGATATTATGACTTGTGAGAAAATCATAAAGGACTATGAAGACACAACCTATCAGCTGACTGAAAAAGTGGAAGGTCCAATTCAAAGTCCTAGAATACCAGTATGCAACATGCACTGTACTTTGTTATCAAAATGGGTGTGGTGCACAACTGAATGCTTTTACAACTTTAGAGCTTTGGGATTGCTCAAGAACAGCTTTTTCAAGTACAAAGCTTTCAAGTGA
- the LOC128192446 gene encoding uncharacterized protein LOC128192446: MNFVVDAMSGYVVAAFMSLHSMNDMDDKPGSFPLFSLMNENQKTDWLYDQADLVMDVLGVKDTTYIDELNENIKQLDIDCNKLCEMKSATGFQCALCDKHYVTEGHFRNHLKKKHQWQFHESTLTKRSDSVVSSFIRMALLLVDTCDAYRMGDGERCLRNAKFEWMYAGALGHTKYKLWLWRYIAYIVAILSPKESFEYKWNICQNLMGGVDQNIPNDNCVELQIKKIKSQLNTQGSNKSFNSAKVVTMSTQVIDNMKQKLMQVNNTVRAGRKRPQVDKSVDIGRIAECVLKNGHGVVKDWPSFSKFKDPLSKLDPKSLHQWMGKQKKIASKSLQ; encoded by the coding sequence ATGAACTTTGTGGTGGATGCAATGAGTGGATATGTGGTTGCAGCATTTATGAGCCTACACAGCATGAATGATATGGATGACAAACCTGGCAGCTTTCCATTATTCTCCCTCATGaatgaaaatcagaaaacaGACTGGTTATATGATCAAGCCGATTTAGTAATGGATGTTCTAGGAGTTAAAGATACAACATATATAGATGAGCTAAACGAAAACATCAAGCAGTTAGATATAGACTGTAATAAACTTTGTGAAATGAAGAGTGCAACTGGTTTTCAGTGTGCATTGTGTGACAAACACTATGTAACAGAGGGCCACTTCAGGAATCATCTTAAAAAGAAGCATCAATGGCAGTTCCATGAGAGTACTTTGACAAAAAGATCCGACAGTGttgtatcaagttttataagGATGGCTCTATTGCTAGTCGACACTTGTGATGCCTACAGGATGGGAGACGGTGAACGTTGTCTTCGGAATGCTAAATTTGAATGGATGTATGCAGGTGCGCTTGGACATACTAAATATAAGTTGTGGCTGTGGAGATATATTGCCTACATTGTTGCGATACTCAGCCCAAAAGAAAGTTTCGAATATAAATGGAACATATGCCAGAATTTGATGGGAGGAGTGGACCAAAATATACCGAATGATAACTGTGTGGAACTACAGATCAAAAAGATAAAATCTCAGCTGAACACACAGGGTTCAAACAAGTCTTTCAATTCTGCCAAGGTAGTTACAATGTCCACACAAGTTATTgataatatgaaacaaaaacttatgCAAGTAAACAATACAGTGAGAGCTGGGAGGAAAAGACCACAGGTGGACAAATCTGTGGATATCGGTCGAATTGCAGAATGTGTACTCAAAAATGGACACGGTGTTGTAAAGGATTGGCCATCGTTCAGTAAATTTAAAGACCCACTATCCAAGCTTGATCCTAAATCCTTGCATCAGTGGATGGGCAAGCAGAAGAAAATTGCTTCTAAATCACTGCAGTGA